In one Streptomyces marincola genomic region, the following are encoded:
- a CDS encoding dTDP-4-dehydrorhamnose 3,5-epimerase family protein, protein MEVRELAVAGALEFTPRVFGDERGLFVSPFQGQAFTDAHGAPLFPVAQTNHSVSRRGVVRGVHYTVTPPGNAKYVYCARGSALDIVVDIRVGSPTFGRWDVVLMDQRHFRTMYFPVGVGHAFVALDDDTVMSYMLSEGYVPENELALQVLDPALGLPIPEEIGEPILSDRDRVAVTLAEAQASGALPDYARCQEIERGYAGAGAGR, encoded by the coding sequence ATGGAAGTCAGAGAACTCGCCGTCGCCGGCGCCCTGGAGTTCACCCCGCGCGTCTTCGGAGACGAACGCGGCCTGTTCGTCTCGCCGTTCCAGGGCCAGGCGTTCACCGACGCGCACGGCGCGCCGCTCTTCCCGGTCGCGCAGACCAACCACAGCGTCTCGCGCCGCGGCGTGGTCCGCGGCGTCCACTACACGGTCACGCCGCCTGGCAACGCCAAGTACGTCTACTGCGCGCGCGGCAGCGCCCTCGACATCGTCGTGGACATCCGCGTCGGCTCGCCGACGTTCGGCCGGTGGGACGTCGTGCTGATGGACCAGCGGCACTTCAGGACCATGTACTTCCCCGTGGGCGTGGGGCACGCGTTCGTCGCGCTCGATGACGACACGGTCATGTCCTACATGCTCTCCGAGGGCTACGTGCCGGAGAACGAACTGGCGCTCCAGGTGCTCGATCCCGCTCTCGGGCTGCCGATCCCCGAGGAGATCGGCGAGCCGATCCTCTCCGACCGCGACCGAGTCGCCGTCACGCTGGCCGAGGCCCAGGCGAGCGGCGCGCTGCCCGACTACGCGCGCTGCCAGGAGATCGAGCGCGGATACGCGGGAGCGGGGGCCGGCCGATGA